AAGGTGGATGATCCTTCGACATCCGGTGTGACCTTACAAAGCGACGATCGACGTCAATCAGGCCCTTAAATATGCGATCGACGCGATTGCCAAAGCCCATCCCGCGGATGCCGCCGCGCTCAAAGACCTCAGCCATTGGTATCTGACGGGTGTCTATTACGGTATTGAGAGTAACGGGACCGGCCTCGCGACCGACAAGTCGGGGACATTGACGGTGGCCAACCCGCAACTGACTTATGACAATTCCAGATCCCTGAATTATTCCGACCTCAGCTCAACGGAGCGATCACTTTCCCTGACGCTCGAAACAACAGGTGGTGCCGTGTCAAACGTTGTTATCCCTGGGAAACAGGTCGGTATCATTGTTGAAAATGTCGGCACGGATGCGCTCGGTGCCATCATCAACGATTACGCCAAGAGCATCGCGCAATATGCCTCGGCTAATACGCTTCAGGCTTCCGTCCTCACGGCAGGTGATAATAATGGCACGGGCACGGCCAGTGCCCCGGCTGAAGGCATCATCACCGACGCCGGATCCTATAAACTCAACGGAAATTACGCTTATTTATTTGTCGGCACGATGAGTGGCACGTCCCCGAACGGTCGCGTCACGATCGACGGCACCGCGAACACCGCCCAATATGTCCGTCTCATCTCCGATAGCGCTTACGGGATTGACGCCAAATTCGGTAATGTCGGCGGCCAGATCGCAGCCAGGGCCGGCGATAATAATATTGATGTTTCCGGCTCCCGGCAGAATTGGAACATTGTGACAGGCGACGGCAATAATACGATTACTGGCGGCACCGGTACTAACATGATCAACGGCGTGCAAGGAGCCATCGACACCGTCAGTCTGATCGGTGGCGGTGCCACGGCGACACTTTATACCAACGCCGCCGCCGCCGATCTTTCATCGAACAACACCATCCGCGTTGCTGATAACAGCACGGTTTTCGGTGGGACAGCCTCAAGGATCACGGTGACAAGCGGCGATGCGACGGTCGTCGGCGCGGTCGGGATACGATTTCCACGGCGGGCAATCTGACATTCATTGCCGGCACGGGTCAGTCAACAGTCTCGTCAGGCGGTGGGACAGTCTGGGGCGCTCAGGGTCTTAATCTGACGCTTGGCTCGAATTTCGGCTCGTTATTCACCGCAAACCAGCCACATGCCATAGGGGATCAATATGTCGACGCATCCCGCTCGAACGCGTCCATGTCATTCTGGACAGGTGCAGGCAATCAAACAATCGTTGGCGGGACGGGGTCGGACAGTTTCTATTTCGGAACAGCGTTCAAAGGCGTCAATACGAGCCACGTTGCGGCAACCGTCACCGGCGGAACCGGCGCCGGCAACAAGTTCGGGATGCTTGTCAACCATACGGCGGGCGACTTCTACATCACCGACTTCCGCGCCGCGAACAACCAATTTTTCCTTTATTCCTATCGTCCGGCAAATGCGACAGAAGCTGCGCAAAAACTCCTGAAAACGGCGACGATCTCAGGCGGTAACACGTCTATCCTTGTCGACGGCAATGCGCGCGTTACTTTCCTCGGCGTCACCGGCCTCAAATTGACAGACTTTTCTATTTCCTGAGATTTTGAAGCGGGCGGATCATTGTTAAATCCGCCCGTTCCACACCCAGGCCCAATCGTTCGGAACGGGGTTCACCCCGGATTTTGAATCTCATTGGACGTCACAAGCCGCCACGCATCGTCGATATGCTCGATAATCGTCACAGACAGATTTTATATGCAGAAATGCAGGGCGGTCTCAGGATGCAGTTTCAGCGCGTGGGCGATCGCGGCACGAATGGCGCCGCCATGACTGACAACGACAATATTCTTTCCCACATGTTTCTCCGAAAGGTCGTCAAGAGCATGTCCGACACGGGCGCAGACATCCAACATGCTCTCACCTTCCGGTGGGCATTCAGTTGCGGAAAGCGACCAGAATGGGTGCGGCTTCTGTTGTAGTTGCCGGGGGACGTCTTCCAGCAGAAGATTCTGCCAGTTACCGAGAGACTGCTCAATGAACCGCCCCTCAATCGTCACGTCCTGCGTGCCATAGCCGTTGTCAAAAATAGCCTGTGCCGTGTCACGCGTGCGGGTCAAAGGCGAGCTGTACCAAACAGCGTTTTCCGGAAGGCGCCGCGCGAGGCGGGCATAATAGGCCTTTTGGCCCTCAAGGCGGTCAGGGCACAACGCCACATCGACCGTGCCATAAAGTTTACGTCGCGCCGCTTTGTCCACGATAGCGTGACGAATCAGCCAAAATCGCTTCGGCCCCTCCGTCAATCCGAAAGCGTCAAGAAAATGTCCATGCGATGTCATGATGCGACATCAAAATCGTGAAGAAAAAATATGTCACGAACACAATTAAAAAAGGTGCAACTCATTTAACGAATCCATAATGTGTGTATATTAAGCGTCTGTTGATGTCGTAATAAACGCGTTGGCGTTCTGCGCAAGGGTATCCGTTCTGTCGATTGCCATGTGCACCCCTCCATCAGGGCGGTGGGCGCGGGGAACGAGCGTGAAACGGGGCGTCCGGGCGGTCGGGGCATTATTTTAACAATAATCGTTTCGCGGGAAAAGAATTTTCTTATTCTACTTACAGCCGGTTGTGGTTTCATCGGATCTTCGGTTGTTCGGCAT
This DNA window, taken from Acetobacteraceae bacterium, encodes the following:
- a CDS encoding histidine phosphatase family protein, translating into MTSHGHFLDAFGLTEGPKRFWLIRHAIVDKAARRKLYGTVDVALCPDRLEGQKAYYARLARRLPENAVWYSSPLTRTRDTAQAIFDNGYGTQDVTIEGRFIEQSLGNWQNLLLEDVPRQLQQKPHPFWSLSATECPPEGESMLDVCARVGHALDDLSEKHVGKNIVVVSHGGAIRAAIAHALKLHPETALHFCI